From the genome of Candidatus Methylopumilus rimovensis, one region includes:
- the feoB gene encoding ferrous iron transport protein B, which translates to MKRIALLGMPNTGKSTLFNRLSGSSARIGNWPGITVDLHVVKTILGGHMAELVDLPGIYDLQGLSEDEKIVQSFINHNKIDLAIVVLCSAQIERQLSLLLQLQKLHIPCVIALNMHDEAKKMGITINAPLLEKKLKTPVVKTSAKFGEGMTELLKASSQLMSQKVATPIKKISPLNSSDQISHQKTIQSLIKLTVKYPTKLNDKNTKKLDALFLNPFWGLPIFFIIVFSIFQFIFTLGKPIQDLMAQFFNFFRADYLEPLFTNHHGIFQSLLLDGLYLGVTTIAAFAPIIILFFLIMSVVEDSGYFSRAAFLMDALMEKIGLDGRGFVMMLMGFGCNVPALMGTKIMRTKELRLLTMFVIPFSLCSARLQVFLFIITALFNAKYGPLVLFCLYLLSFFTIFISALIFKNQFKNKEPIIIELPPYRFPTMNHIIKRSVLEIKHFLTRATKFIIIGVLLVWALTHFPMDVPIASELTYSGQLGKWLSPIFQPIGINEQLVIALIFGFIAKEIVIGALAVIYGAEGTALAHHLYSNVTQIQAISFMIFTLIYTPCLSTIATLKNESKNLSFVIYSVSWALLLAWVFSFIFYQTSLYFSS; encoded by the coding sequence ATGAAGCGTATTGCTCTCTTAGGCATGCCAAATACGGGCAAGTCGACTCTGTTTAATCGCTTAAGCGGCTCCTCTGCGCGCATCGGTAATTGGCCTGGCATTACTGTAGACCTTCATGTGGTGAAAACAATACTAGGCGGCCATATGGCTGAACTCGTTGACTTACCAGGCATATATGACCTTCAAGGTTTATCTGAAGATGAAAAAATTGTACAAAGCTTTATCAATCATAACAAGATTGATTTAGCGATTGTTGTCTTATGTAGCGCTCAAATTGAGCGACAACTTTCATTGTTATTACAACTTCAAAAGCTTCATATCCCCTGTGTAATAGCTCTCAATATGCATGACGAAGCAAAAAAAATGGGTATCACTATTAACGCGCCATTGTTAGAGAAAAAACTTAAAACGCCTGTGGTTAAAACTAGTGCTAAATTCGGCGAAGGTATGACTGAACTTTTAAAAGCATCTTCTCAACTAATGAGTCAAAAAGTCGCCACACCCATTAAAAAAATTAGTCCATTAAATTCATCTGATCAAATATCTCATCAAAAAACGATTCAAAGTTTAATTAAATTGACTGTTAAATATCCAACTAAACTTAACGACAAGAATACAAAAAAACTAGACGCACTCTTTTTGAATCCCTTCTGGGGTCTGCCCATTTTTTTTATTATTGTGTTTTCTATTTTTCAGTTTATCTTCACGCTAGGCAAACCTATTCAAGATTTAATGGCTCAATTCTTCAATTTCTTTAGAGCAGATTATCTTGAGCCTTTATTTACAAATCATCATGGTATTTTTCAAAGCCTCCTCTTAGATGGTCTCTATTTAGGGGTCACAACCATAGCTGCTTTTGCGCCCATTATTATTCTTTTCTTCCTCATCATGAGTGTTGTAGAAGATAGTGGTTATTTTTCAAGAGCTGCATTTTTGATGGACGCTTTGATGGAAAAAATAGGCTTGGATGGAAGAGGTTTTGTGATGATGCTTATGGGTTTTGGATGCAATGTGCCGGCTCTCATGGGTACTAAAATTATGCGTACAAAAGAACTTCGTCTTTTAACGATGTTTGTGATTCCATTTTCATTATGCTCAGCAAGACTCCAAGTATTTTTATTTATTATTACAGCGCTCTTTAACGCCAAATACGGGCCACTGGTACTTTTCTGTCTTTATTTATTAAGTTTTTTCACGATCTTTATTTCAGCGCTTATCTTTAAAAATCAATTCAAAAACAAAGAACCTATTATTATTGAATTGCCCCCCTATCGCTTTCCAACGATGAATCACATTATCAAAAGGAGCGTGCTTGAAATTAAACATTTTCTAACGCGCGCTACCAAATTTATTATTATTGGCGTGCTTCTTGTTTGGGCGTTAACGCATTTCCCAATGGATGTGCCGATTGCGAGTGAACTCACGTATTCTGGCCAATTAGGTAAATGGTTATCCCCTATTTTCCAACCCATTGGCATTAATGAACAATTGGTGATTGCCCTCATTTTTGGTTTTATTGCCAAAGAAATTGTCATTGGCGCCTTAGCTGTAATTTACGGCGCAGAGGGCACAGCTTTAGCCCATCATCTTTATAGTAATGTGACTCAAATTCAGGCTATTAGCTTTATGATTTTTACCCTCATTTATACTCCTTGCCTTTCTACGATCGCAACCCTTAAAAATGAATCCAAAAACCTTTCATTTGTGATTTATTCAGTTTCATGGGCACTTCTTCTGGCATGGGTTTTTAGCTTTATTTTCTATCAAACCTCACTCTACTTTTCTAGTTAA
- the purL gene encoding phosphoribosylformylglycinamidine synthase, with the protein MQSQEIIHIAGGPAYSKFRKEKLLGKLQTINNQIKDIHSEYIHIIWCEKKITETHKATLKKILHYGPKAQTLTFKHNVIITMPRPGTISPWASRATDIANHCGLSDIKRIERAVAVYIELKNETLLSENEKKALSLSLHDRMTEVSIFNLDDAQSLFSHLPPKPIQYAEIIEGGKQVLNDFNKKLGLALSEDEIDYLFNYFTSIKRNPTDVELMMFAQANSEHCRHKIFNADWVIDGKTQSKSLFGMIKNTHQLHPGNTIVAYSDNSSIIEGPKINRFYPNQNGIYCDHEELTHFIMKVETHNHPTAISPFSGAATGAGGEIRDEGATGRGSKPKAGLTGFSVSNLRIPEFIQPWEKDSYGAPSRISSALQIMIDGPIGGASYNNEFGRPNIAGYFRTLEIQHGNEIKGFHKPIMLAGGIGSINDIHTKKHAIPPSALLIQLGGPAMLIGLGGGAASSMGTGFNEENLDFDSVQRGNPELQRRAQEVIDRCWQLGDQNPILSIHDVGAGGLSNAFPELVNDGGVGAIFQLRAINNEEPSMSPRELWCNEAQERYVLAIKEKDLDLFKALCERERCPFAIVGTAKEDKQLIVEDSLLKKDAVHMDLSILLGKPPKMTRNVKRKERTVKSVNTENINIQDAAYRVLRYPAVANKMFLIHIGDRSVTGLIARDQLVGPWQVPVADVAVALSSFDSNVGEAFAIGEKTPIAMIDAKASVRMALGEAITNLSAASIHHLEDIKLSANWMASAGHEGEDAALFDAVEEIGMHLCPDLGISIPVGKDSMSMKTAWLENKKEKTVVSPVSLIVSAFAPVFDARKTLTPSLNRNLKESGLIYIDLGLGKNRLGASSFNLVFNEVGDIPPNLDDAKTLKAFFHVIQTLKDENMIEAYHDRSDGGLLATLTEMAFAGRCGLDIDLTACGPDIKAILFNEELGAVIQIKKEHISNALTKINATLNQNAFLIGSVNLDQIIHIKYQNKTVFEDTRSSLQSAWTETSYKIQSMRDNPVCALEEFSKISDDFDPGLNPKFDFEIPQSFAIKKTKPKIAILREQGVNGHVEMASAFSTAGFEAHDVHMSDIIEGRKSLTDFSALVACGGFSYGDVLGAGEGWAKSILFNSKTRDAFEDFFSRTDTIALGICNGCQMMSNLKEIIPGSALWPHFIKNKSEQFEARFVSVEILKSNSIFFNDMNGAILPIAVAHGEGFTEYQTQNQMNDVLNHQLATLRYVDNYHKGTSIYPMNPNGSPEGITGFTSENGRFSIMMPHPERVYRAIQNSWHPEAWDGLAPWYKMFTNAYQFFN; encoded by the coding sequence ATGCAAAGCCAAGAAATTATTCATATTGCTGGTGGTCCAGCTTACTCAAAGTTTAGAAAAGAAAAGCTTCTTGGAAAACTTCAAACAATTAATAATCAGATCAAAGATATTCATTCTGAATATATTCATATCATATGGTGTGAAAAAAAAATCACAGAAACACATAAAGCGACCTTAAAAAAAATTCTGCATTACGGCCCTAAGGCTCAAACCTTAACATTTAAACATAATGTAATTATCACTATGCCGCGTCCGGGCACCATATCACCCTGGGCTTCAAGAGCTACTGATATTGCAAATCATTGCGGACTTTCTGACATCAAACGTATCGAGAGAGCTGTTGCTGTTTATATTGAGTTAAAAAATGAAACTTTATTATCCGAAAATGAAAAAAAAGCACTTTCCTTATCACTTCATGATCGCATGACAGAAGTTTCAATTTTTAATCTTGATGATGCTCAATCTCTTTTTTCTCATTTACCTCCAAAACCGATCCAGTATGCAGAAATAATTGAAGGTGGGAAACAAGTCTTAAATGATTTCAATAAAAAACTCGGGCTTGCTTTATCTGAAGATGAAATCGATTATTTATTTAATTACTTCACTTCTATCAAAAGAAATCCTACAGATGTAGAACTCATGATGTTTGCTCAAGCAAATTCAGAACATTGTCGCCATAAAATATTTAATGCCGATTGGGTTATAGATGGCAAGACGCAATCTAAATCACTTTTCGGCATGATTAAAAATACGCATCAGTTACATCCTGGCAATACGATTGTGGCTTACTCCGATAATTCTTCTATTATAGAGGGTCCTAAAATCAATCGCTTTTATCCAAATCAAAATGGTATTTATTGTGATCATGAAGAACTCACTCACTTTATTATGAAGGTAGAAACGCATAATCATCCAACAGCAATTTCCCCCTTCTCTGGCGCCGCGACTGGCGCAGGCGGTGAGATTAGAGATGAAGGTGCAACAGGAAGAGGCTCGAAACCTAAAGCCGGTCTCACAGGGTTTTCAGTATCTAATCTTCGCATTCCTGAATTTATTCAGCCTTGGGAAAAAGATAGCTATGGCGCCCCTTCGCGCATATCATCAGCACTTCAAATTATGATCGACGGTCCCATTGGAGGCGCTTCATATAACAATGAATTTGGCAGACCCAATATTGCAGGCTATTTTAGAACATTAGAAATCCAACACGGCAATGAGATAAAAGGTTTTCATAAGCCCATTATGTTGGCAGGTGGCATTGGCAGTATTAATGATATTCATACAAAAAAACATGCGATTCCACCAAGCGCCCTTCTTATTCAATTAGGGGGTCCTGCGATGCTTATCGGTTTAGGTGGTGGCGCTGCCTCAAGTATGGGCACTGGATTCAATGAAGAAAATTTAGATTTCGATTCTGTACAACGTGGCAATCCTGAATTGCAAAGAAGAGCTCAAGAAGTGATTGATCGATGCTGGCAATTAGGTGATCAAAATCCTATCTTAAGTATTCATGATGTAGGCGCTGGTGGTTTATCAAATGCATTTCCTGAATTAGTGAATGATGGTGGCGTAGGTGCGATTTTTCAATTACGTGCAATTAATAATGAAGAGCCAAGTATGTCGCCACGCGAGCTTTGGTGTAATGAAGCTCAAGAGCGTTATGTATTAGCTATCAAAGAAAAAGATCTGGATTTATTTAAAGCGCTTTGCGAACGAGAAAGATGTCCATTTGCAATTGTAGGTACTGCAAAAGAAGACAAACAACTTATTGTCGAAGATAGTCTCCTTAAAAAAGATGCAGTCCATATGGATTTATCTATCCTCTTAGGAAAGCCGCCTAAGATGACACGAAATGTGAAGAGAAAAGAAAGAACAGTTAAATCTGTCAATACAGAAAATATTAATATCCAAGACGCAGCATATCGTGTTTTAAGATACCCTGCTGTTGCAAACAAAATGTTCCTGATTCATATCGGCGATCGATCAGTGACAGGATTAATTGCAAGGGATCAGCTTGTAGGTCCTTGGCAAGTTCCTGTTGCTGATGTCGCCGTCGCTTTATCATCTTTTGATAGTAACGTAGGTGAAGCTTTTGCTATTGGTGAAAAAACACCTATTGCAATGATTGATGCTAAAGCCTCTGTTCGTATGGCCTTAGGTGAAGCGATTACCAATTTATCCGCAGCATCCATTCATCATTTAGAAGATATTAAATTATCAGCTAATTGGATGGCATCTGCAGGGCATGAAGGTGAAGATGCTGCTTTATTTGATGCTGTTGAAGAAATCGGTATGCATCTTTGCCCTGATTTAGGTATTAGTATTCCTGTAGGTAAAGATTCTATGTCCATGAAGACAGCTTGGCTTGAGAACAAAAAAGAAAAAACTGTTGTTTCGCCTGTATCGCTTATCGTAAGCGCGTTTGCACCTGTCTTTGATGCTAGAAAAACGTTAACGCCTTCACTTAATAGAAATCTTAAGGAAAGTGGCCTTATTTATATCGACCTGGGTTTAGGCAAGAATCGATTAGGTGCTTCATCATTTAACTTGGTGTTTAATGAAGTAGGCGATATACCACCAAATCTTGATGACGCAAAAACTCTTAAAGCATTCTTTCATGTGATTCAAACATTGAAAGATGAAAATATGATTGAGGCTTATCATGATAGATCAGATGGTGGGCTCCTTGCTACTTTAACTGAAATGGCTTTTGCAGGGCGTTGTGGTTTAGATATTGATTTAACCGCGTGTGGACCTGATATTAAAGCTATTCTATTCAATGAAGAGTTAGGTGCTGTCATTCAAATTAAGAAAGAACATATCTCAAATGCACTTACAAAAATTAATGCCACTTTAAATCAAAATGCCTTCTTAATTGGATCTGTCAACTTAGATCAAATCATTCACATCAAATATCAAAATAAAACTGTCTTTGAAGATACAAGGTCAAGCTTACAAAGCGCATGGACTGAAACATCATACAAAATACAATCTATGCGAGATAATCCAGTATGCGCTTTAGAAGAGTTTTCTAAAATTTCAGATGATTTTGATCCGGGGTTAAATCCAAAATTTGATTTTGAAATTCCCCAATCTTTTGCAATCAAAAAAACAAAACCTAAGATAGCTATCTTAAGAGAGCAAGGCGTTAATGGTCATGTTGAAATGGCATCTGCATTTTCGACTGCAGGATTTGAGGCGCATGATGTTCACATGTCAGATATTATTGAGGGTCGAAAATCTTTAACTGATTTTTCAGCGCTCGTTGCATGTGGCGGTTTTTCATATGGCGATGTATTAGGCGCAGGTGAAGGCTGGGCTAAATCTATTTTGTTTAATTCAAAAACTCGTGATGCTTTTGAAGACTTTTTCTCAAGAACCGACACGATAGCACTTGGCATTTGTAATGGTTGCCAAATGATGAGTAACTTGAAAGAAATTATTCCAGGGTCTGCCTTATGGCCTCATTTTATAAAAAATAAATCTGAACAATTTGAAGCAAGATTTGTGTCTGTCGAAATTCTTAAATCTAATTCAATATTCTTTAATGATATGAATGGCGCAATACTTCCAATTGCTGTAGCGCATGGTGAAGGCTTTACAGAATATCAAACCCAGAATCAGATGAATGATGTTTTAAATCATCAACTTGCAACACTTCGCTATGTTGATAATTACCATAAGGGAACTTCTATCTATCCGATGAATCCAAATGGGTCTCCTGAAGGAATTACTGGATTTACTTCGGAAAATGGACGGTTTTCTATTATGATGCCTCATCCCGAGAGGGTTTATAGAGCAATACAAAACTCTTGGCATCCTGAAGCCTGGGATGGATTAGCGCCATGGTATAAAATGTTTACCAATGCTTATCAATTTTTTAACTAA
- a CDS encoding ankyrin repeat domain-containing protein, producing the protein MNKFLKTTLTLILLTFSMQLFALTDAEEIEFAGAVNEGKLPIVKKYIEVKKVDVNSTYFAWSPLLMAASKGQFQTLKYLADHGADINYTHPLTKMNAFHHAAFDGRTEIVKYLASKGADINKKMKGGVSIVRVVKEKGDAKMVDLLLSLGVSEEGCDEKCL; encoded by the coding sequence ATGAATAAATTTTTAAAAACAACACTTACATTAATTTTGCTTACTTTCTCGATGCAGCTTTTTGCACTAACTGATGCAGAAGAAATCGAATTTGCAGGCGCCGTGAATGAAGGTAAATTACCAATCGTTAAAAAATATATTGAAGTCAAAAAAGTAGATGTCAATTCAACTTATTTCGCATGGAGCCCGCTTCTCATGGCAGCCTCTAAAGGTCAATTTCAAACACTCAAATACTTAGCAGATCACGGTGCAGACATTAATTACACTCACCCACTTACTAAAATGAATGCTTTTCATCACGCTGCTTTTGACGGTAGAACAGAAATTGTCAAATACCTTGCTTCTAAGGGAGCTGATATCAATAAAAAAATGAAAGGTGGCGTATCTATCGTTCGTGTTGTTAAAGAGAAAGGTGATGCAAAAATGGTAGACTTGCTTCTTTCGTTGGGCGTAAGTGAAGAGGGCTGTGATGAAAAGTGTCTTTAA
- a CDS encoding SMP-30/gluconolactonase/LRE family protein — MKNLRVSLFLLSALVSVTLKAHESLNTISGFVSPESVVQDAKGDIYVSEIGEFNKDGDGKITRISIDGKLSTFANGMDDPKGLIFIGKSLYVTDKNRVLKVEADGKWSVFGSTMAFPQTPIFLNDITSDESGNLYVSDSGNLKSGGAIFKIAKDKKITLVLNENLPEILAPNGLWVVKNDLYEVDFSSGILYKINLKTKSISKVAEALGGGDGLVKSGDNFFVSDWKNGKIYKVQGNKVSLFKDGFRAAADIALSFDKKSIITPDMKAGSVTIVPIY; from the coding sequence ATGAAAAATTTACGTGTTTCTTTATTTCTATTATCAGCGCTCGTAAGTGTCACTTTAAAAGCGCATGAATCATTAAATACAATCTCAGGTTTTGTAAGTCCTGAATCAGTGGTTCAAGATGCCAAAGGTGACATTTATGTCTCTGAGATTGGTGAATTTAATAAAGATGGTGATGGAAAAATTACACGTATTTCAATCGATGGAAAACTTTCAACATTTGCAAATGGCATGGATGACCCTAAAGGGTTAATTTTTATTGGTAAGTCTTTGTATGTAACAGATAAAAATAGAGTGTTGAAAGTTGAGGCGGATGGTAAATGGAGTGTATTCGGAAGTACCATGGCATTTCCACAAACACCTATTTTTCTAAATGACATTACTTCAGATGAATCAGGCAATTTATATGTGAGTGATAGCGGCAATCTTAAATCAGGTGGCGCCATTTTTAAAATTGCTAAGGACAAAAAAATTACTTTAGTACTTAATGAAAATTTGCCTGAAATTCTTGCGCCTAATGGTCTTTGGGTTGTTAAAAATGATCTTTATGAAGTGGATTTTTCAAGTGGCATTTTATACAAAATTAATTTGAAAACTAAATCAATTTCAAAGGTTGCTGAAGCGCTTGGCGGTGGAGATGGTCTAGTTAAATCTGGAGATAATTTCTTTGTCAGTGACTGGAAAAATGGAAAAATATATAAAGTACAAGGCAACAAAGTCAGTTTATTTAAAGACGGTTTTAGAGCTGCTGCTGATATAGCACTATCTTTTGATAAAAAATCTATCATTACACCAGATATGAAAGCTGGTTCCGTTACGATCGTTCCTATTTATTAA
- a CDS encoding ferritin-like domain-containing protein, which translates to MELRAECLKALATNDLNDKLNHVKAIYEFFTSRRVTIDSKADIHHTSHIPGAPSKPNIVPPRLVEKRSTSTQQGKLIFIHALAHIEFSAINLALDIIWRFKNLPEQFYFDWIQVAYEEQTHFNLLNDYLKKFGLSYGSFNVHNSLWEMAERTHHDLIHRLALIPRTMEARGLDVTPPIIEKFKQQKDDEIASILQIIYEEEIRHVSIGNIWYRWACESQKLDPHETYKSLLKKYDIELNYGKLNKEARYKAGFLKEELI; encoded by the coding sequence ATGGAGTTAAGAGCGGAATGCCTAAAGGCTCTTGCCACAAACGATTTAAATGATAAATTAAATCATGTTAAAGCTATATACGAATTCTTTACATCCCGCCGAGTAACGATTGATTCAAAAGCTGATATTCATCACACCTCCCATATACCAGGCGCGCCCTCAAAACCTAATATTGTCCCGCCAAGACTAGTTGAAAAAAGATCGACTTCGACTCAGCAAGGGAAATTAATATTCATTCATGCGCTAGCCCATATTGAATTTAGTGCAATCAATTTAGCGCTCGATATTATCTGGCGCTTTAAAAATCTTCCAGAACAATTTTATTTTGACTGGATTCAAGTCGCCTACGAAGAGCAGACACATTTCAATTTACTTAATGACTATCTTAAAAAATTTGGTTTAAGCTATGGCAGCTTTAATGTACATAATAGCCTTTGGGAAATGGCTGAAAGAACTCATCACGATTTAATACATCGTTTAGCACTTATTCCAAGAACCATGGAAGCAAGAGGTCTTGATGTGACGCCCCCTATTATTGAAAAATTTAAGCAGCAGAAAGATGATGAAATTGCATCGATTCTACAAATCATTTATGAAGAAGAGATTCGTCATGTGTCTATCGGCAATATTTGGTATCGCTGGGCATGTGAGTCTCAGAAGCTAGACCCTCATGAAACCTATAAGAGTTTGCTTAAAAAGTATGATATTGAATTAAATTATGGAAAGCTAAATAAGGAAGCACGTTATAAAGCAGGCTTCTTAAAAGAAGAGCTTATTTAA
- the serB gene encoding phosphoserine phosphatase SerB — translation MKLLIQSSYSFQSHLAEISEILDQVTASPSKLINDNAAIYDISDDLSGDLKNQLHLKNIDFAILDSYKALNEFSLCVMDMDSTLISIECIDEIADMCGKKEDVALITKSAMMGEIDFSQSLIKRVSLLEGLGEEMLFKVIEERLKFNEGTQAWVKACRKNNVTTVLVSGGFDYFADYVKNKLGIDVAISNQLEIKDKKLTGKVLGRIVNDEVKAQTVRDFQSKLNIDRSKTIVIGDGANDLKMLAEAQYSIAYHAKPIVQEKARFKFNHSDFKGVLNLFKI, via the coding sequence ATGAAATTATTAATTCAATCTTCATATAGTTTCCAAAGTCATTTGGCTGAAATCTCTGAAATTTTAGACCAAGTGACAGCTTCCCCATCTAAGCTTATCAATGATAATGCTGCTATATATGATATTAGTGATGACTTATCCGGAGATTTAAAAAATCAACTTCATTTGAAAAATATAGATTTTGCAATCTTAGATAGCTACAAAGCTTTAAATGAATTTAGCTTATGTGTGATGGATATGGATTCAACACTCATATCGATTGAATGTATCGATGAAATCGCAGATATGTGCGGCAAAAAAGAAGATGTCGCTTTGATTACTAAAAGTGCCATGATGGGCGAGATTGATTTTTCACAAAGTCTCATTAAGCGAGTTTCTTTATTAGAAGGTCTAGGAGAAGAGATGCTCTTTAAGGTCATAGAAGAAAGATTAAAATTTAATGAAGGCACTCAAGCATGGGTTAAAGCTTGCCGTAAAAATAACGTCACGACAGTACTTGTTTCAGGTGGCTTTGATTATTTTGCAGATTATGTGAAGAATAAACTAGGGATTGATGTTGCTATATCTAATCAGCTTGAAATTAAAGATAAGAAACTCACAGGTAAAGTTTTAGGCCGCATTGTGAACGATGAGGTGAAGGCTCAGACAGTGCGAGATTTTCAATCTAAACTTAACATTGATAGATCAAAAACTATTGTGATTGGGGATGGAGCGAATGATTTAAAGATGTTAGCTGAAGCTCAATATAGTATCGCATATCATGCTAAGCCTATTGTTCAAGAAAAGGCACGATTTAAATTTAACCACTCAGATTTTAAAGGCGTATTAAATCTTTTTAAAATTTAA